One genomic region from Tautonia marina encodes:
- the sixA gene encoding phosphohistidine phosphatase SixA produces the protein MRQLYVLRHGIAVEHGTPGFEDDERPLTPKGRKRLKEQLRGLKALDVMPDRMLASPLPRARETAEIVARGLEIEDRLELVNELRPQASATSIRRWLEVLPGESVMIVGHNPAFSELISVLPLGAGTPVVAELKKGGLACFEVDPAGRYSLEWLVTPRVLRRLRS, from the coding sequence GTGCGACAGCTTTATGTCCTGCGCCACGGCATCGCAGTGGAGCATGGAACTCCAGGCTTTGAGGACGACGAGCGGCCGTTGACCCCCAAGGGTCGGAAGCGATTGAAGGAGCAACTCCGCGGGCTCAAGGCTCTTGACGTCATGCCCGATCGGATGCTGGCCAGCCCCCTGCCTCGCGCCAGAGAAACGGCCGAGATTGTGGCCAGGGGTCTCGAAATCGAAGATCGGTTGGAGCTGGTGAACGAATTGCGTCCGCAGGCGTCGGCAACGTCGATCCGCCGGTGGCTCGAGGTCCTGCCGGGCGAGTCGGTCATGATCGTCGGCCACAATCCCGCGTTTTCGGAATTGATTTCCGTCTTGCCGCTCGGCGCGGGAACTCCCGTGGTGGCCGAGTTGAAGAAAGGGGGGCTTGCCTGCTTCGAAGTGGACCCGGCGGGGCGGTACTCGTTGGAATGGTTGGTGACGCCTCGGGTTCTGAGACGACTGCGAAGCTGA
- a CDS encoding dimethylarginine dimethylaminohydrolase family protein: MNRRIGSDPGESMRQWQALHDALIDLGVMVELLDPVEGLPDLVFTANAGLVYRNLFLSSRFRYGERQGESPIFDRWFADHGFQIEHTPGDHHFEGAGDALFCGETLFAGYRFRSDARTLQWVGDRIGVEVLPLELVDPRYYHLDTCFCPIAPDAAIAFPGAFDEYGRSVLGDRIRTLIEVSAEEAFSFSCNAVVVGRSVILNEGAPKLAKALERHGYHTIPLKLTEFIKAGGSAKCLTFRLDGEDAALWRSIADRSAAV, encoded by the coding sequence ATGAATCGCCGTATCGGCAGTGATCCGGGCGAGTCTATGCGTCAATGGCAGGCGCTCCACGATGCGTTGATCGATCTGGGGGTGATGGTGGAACTGCTCGACCCGGTCGAGGGGTTGCCGGACCTCGTCTTCACCGCCAACGCGGGCTTGGTGTACCGGAACCTGTTCCTCAGCTCGCGATTCCGCTATGGAGAGCGGCAAGGAGAATCGCCGATCTTTGACCGTTGGTTCGCCGATCACGGCTTCCAGATCGAGCACACGCCGGGGGATCACCACTTCGAAGGGGCCGGCGACGCCTTGTTTTGCGGTGAGACATTGTTCGCGGGGTATCGCTTTCGGTCAGACGCGAGGACGCTGCAGTGGGTCGGCGACCGGATTGGCGTGGAAGTCTTGCCCCTGGAACTGGTCGATCCGAGGTATTACCACCTCGACACCTGCTTCTGCCCGATCGCTCCCGACGCGGCGATCGCTTTTCCTGGAGCGTTTGACGAGTATGGTCGATCGGTCCTCGGGGACCGAATCCGGACCCTGATCGAGGTTTCGGCCGAAGAGGCGTTCTCGTTCAGTTGCAACGCCGTGGTGGTTGGCCGGTCGGTGATCTTGAACGAAGGGGCTCCGAAGCTGGCGAAAGCTCTGGAACGCCACGGCTACCATACAATTCCCTTGAAACTGACCGAATTCATCAAGGCCGGAGGCAGCGCCAAGTGCCTGACCTTCCGGCTCGACGGCGAGGATGCCGCCCTGTGGCGATCGATCGCGGACCGATCGGCGGCTGTTTGA
- the ppk1 gene encoding polyphosphate kinase 1, which yields MSEPTRSETIPIPYATPEGVPDGLSLDSSLFINRELSWLDFNERVLEEAQDPSVPLLERLRFLAITASNLDEFFEVRVAGLQAQIYEQLEPQDPPPDGLSALTQLLEIGRRSRDFVARQYETWIDDLLPKLASAGIVVVSPDALTEDENTFLDTYFETEVYPVLTPLAIDPAHPFPHLHNKSLNLILRLERQERNRKRTDSQAPRQLYAVLQVPSVLSRLVRLPSDEVGQHRLVLLEDVIGPRLDSLFGGFRVVAHAAFRVTRNSDLSIQESDVKSSLLSIIQENLRKRMWGDAVRMEISDRADETFVSLLQNAPALDLDDRDVYRVPGPVALSALASLCKIEGYREFKEPPWEPRLPSALASNANIFEAIRDRDILVHHPFESFDAVVQFVEQAAVDPQVLAIKQTLYRTAEDNPIIDALARAAGNGKQVTVLVEIQARLDEENNIVKARMLQKAGVHVVYGMVGLKTHCKAALVVRREPDGIRRYIHLGTGNYNPTTARLYTDLGLFTCRPDFGDDSSALFNLLTGYSQGHDWQKLVVAPYHLVDRVLEMIDRERRHAEAGKPARIIAKMNSLVDPRTIASLYAASQAGVQVDLIIRGICCLRPGVPGISENIRVVSIIDKFLEHSRIAYFQNGNDPEVYLSSADWMPRNFNRRVELMFPVEDPRLHSRIVRELLGVYLVDNTKSRLLCADGSYERLHPEPDAPALRAQTALQEEAVRREFPEAMREALCRLGLPDRSA from the coding sequence ATGTCCGAGCCAACGCGATCTGAAACCATTCCCATCCCCTACGCCACCCCCGAGGGGGTTCCCGACGGCCTCTCGCTCGATTCCTCCCTGTTCATCAACCGCGAGCTGAGCTGGCTCGACTTCAACGAGCGCGTGCTTGAAGAAGCCCAAGACCCCTCGGTCCCCTTGCTGGAACGACTCCGGTTCCTGGCCATTACGGCCTCAAACCTCGACGAGTTCTTCGAGGTCCGCGTCGCCGGGCTTCAGGCACAAATCTACGAACAACTCGAACCGCAAGACCCCCCGCCCGACGGCCTCAGCGCCCTGACCCAACTCCTCGAAATCGGCCGTCGATCCCGCGATTTCGTCGCCCGACAATACGAAACCTGGATCGACGATCTGCTACCCAAGCTGGCGTCGGCCGGCATCGTGGTCGTCAGTCCCGACGCCTTGACCGAGGACGAAAACACCTTTCTCGACACCTACTTCGAAACCGAGGTCTACCCGGTTCTCACCCCGCTGGCGATCGACCCCGCCCATCCCTTCCCCCACCTGCACAACAAAAGCCTCAACCTGATTCTTCGCCTGGAGCGCCAGGAGCGGAACCGCAAGCGAACCGACTCTCAAGCCCCTCGGCAGCTCTATGCGGTCCTTCAGGTTCCGTCGGTCCTCAGCCGACTGGTCCGTCTTCCCTCCGACGAGGTCGGCCAACATCGCCTGGTCTTGCTCGAAGACGTGATCGGCCCCCGACTCGATTCCCTCTTCGGCGGCTTCCGCGTGGTCGCTCATGCCGCCTTCCGGGTCACCCGAAACAGTGACCTGAGCATTCAGGAAAGCGACGTCAAATCCAGCTTGCTCTCAATCATTCAAGAGAATCTCCGCAAGCGGATGTGGGGTGATGCCGTCCGCATGGAGATTTCCGATCGGGCCGACGAGACGTTCGTCTCACTCCTCCAGAATGCTCCGGCGCTCGACCTCGACGACCGCGACGTTTACCGCGTTCCCGGCCCGGTCGCCCTCTCGGCCCTGGCCTCGCTCTGCAAGATCGAGGGCTACCGAGAGTTCAAGGAACCCCCCTGGGAGCCTCGACTTCCATCGGCCCTGGCCTCGAACGCCAACATCTTCGAGGCGATCCGGGATCGAGATATCCTGGTCCATCACCCCTTCGAGTCGTTCGACGCCGTCGTTCAATTCGTGGAACAGGCGGCCGTCGATCCTCAGGTCCTCGCCATCAAGCAAACCCTCTACCGAACGGCGGAGGACAACCCGATCATCGACGCCCTCGCCCGGGCCGCGGGCAACGGCAAACAGGTCACGGTGCTGGTCGAGATCCAGGCCCGGCTCGATGAGGAAAACAACATCGTCAAGGCCCGGATGCTCCAAAAGGCCGGCGTCCATGTCGTCTACGGTATGGTCGGTCTCAAGACGCACTGCAAGGCTGCGCTCGTCGTCCGCAGAGAGCCCGATGGCATCCGCCGGTACATTCACCTTGGCACCGGGAACTACAACCCGACCACCGCGAGGCTTTACACCGACCTCGGGCTTTTTACCTGCCGCCCCGATTTCGGCGACGACTCCTCGGCCCTGTTCAACCTCCTGACCGGTTACTCCCAGGGCCACGACTGGCAGAAACTGGTGGTTGCGCCGTATCACCTCGTCGACCGAGTCCTGGAGATGATCGACCGCGAGCGTCGGCACGCCGAGGCCGGCAAGCCGGCCCGGATCATTGCCAAGATGAACTCACTCGTCGATCCCCGCACCATTGCCTCGCTCTATGCCGCCTCACAGGCGGGGGTTCAGGTCGATCTTATCATTCGAGGGATCTGCTGCCTTCGCCCCGGAGTTCCCGGCATTTCCGAGAACATCCGGGTCGTGAGCATCATCGACAAGTTCCTCGAACACTCTCGAATCGCCTACTTCCAGAACGGCAACGATCCCGAGGTATACCTCTCCTCGGCCGACTGGATGCCGCGCAACTTCAACCGTCGCGTCGAGTTGATGTTCCCGGTCGAAGACCCCCGACTCCACTCCCGGATCGTCCGGGAATTGCTCGGCGTCTATCTGGTCGATAACACAAAATCCCGACTTCTTTGCGCCGACGGCAGTTACGAACGGCTCCACCCAGAACCGGATGCTCCCGCCTTGCGTGCGCAGACCGCGTTGCAAGAGGAAGCCGTTCGGCGAGAGTTTCCCGAGGCCATGCGCGAGGCCCTCTGTCGACTCGGGTTGCCGGATCGCTCGGCCTGA